A portion of the Microbacterium hominis genome contains these proteins:
- a CDS encoding Gfo/Idh/MocA family protein, translated as MTKTIRLGIIGLGQQGGMYAGLIAKGQTPNIELAAIADTDPAKAERAAAEFPDVPFFADYVELLDSGTVDAVVTTVPHYLHPEMGIAAIERGIHALVEKPAGVYSKQVAELNAVAAAHPEITFALMFNQRANPLYQRLKEIIDGGEIGDILRSNWIITTWWRPQGYYDSSTWRATWGGEGGGVLVNQAPHQLDLWQWLCGVPTSVFAKAAFGFRRDIAVEDEVTAFVDYGNGATGVFVTATHDMVGTDRLEILGTAGKIVVEDSKTAVVTRLSKPERELSAQMDMQDVMKLFMGQADIASLYTQETIEFPSAWGTQHADVLVNFAAAILDGTPLIASGAEGIRGVRLANAIHLSSWTGKEVPIDFDEDEFLAELNTRIGAEGLYSTRG; from the coding sequence ATGACGAAGACCATCCGCCTCGGCATCATCGGTCTCGGCCAGCAGGGCGGTATGTACGCCGGTCTCATCGCGAAGGGCCAGACGCCGAACATCGAGCTCGCCGCGATCGCCGACACCGACCCCGCGAAGGCGGAGCGGGCTGCGGCCGAGTTCCCCGACGTGCCGTTCTTCGCCGACTACGTCGAGCTGCTCGACAGCGGCACCGTCGACGCCGTCGTGACGACCGTGCCCCACTACCTGCACCCCGAGATGGGCATCGCGGCGATCGAGCGCGGCATCCACGCCCTCGTCGAGAAGCCCGCGGGCGTCTACTCGAAGCAGGTCGCCGAGCTCAACGCCGTCGCGGCAGCCCACCCGGAGATCACCTTCGCGCTCATGTTCAATCAGCGCGCCAACCCTCTTTACCAGCGGCTCAAGGAGATCATCGACGGCGGCGAGATCGGCGACATCCTCCGCAGCAACTGGATCATCACGACCTGGTGGCGCCCGCAGGGCTACTACGACTCGAGCACCTGGCGCGCGACGTGGGGCGGCGAGGGCGGCGGCGTGCTCGTCAACCAGGCTCCGCACCAGCTCGACCTGTGGCAGTGGCTGTGCGGCGTGCCGACGTCGGTGTTCGCGAAGGCCGCCTTCGGCTTCCGCCGCGACATCGCCGTCGAAGACGAGGTGACCGCCTTCGTCGACTACGGCAACGGCGCGACCGGGGTGTTCGTCACCGCCACCCACGACATGGTCGGCACCGACCGCCTCGAGATCCTCGGCACCGCCGGAAAGATCGTCGTCGAGGACAGCAAGACCGCCGTCGTCACCCGGCTGAGCAAGCCCGAGCGCGAGCTCAGCGCCCAGATGGACATGCAGGATGTCATGAAGCTGTTCATGGGCCAGGCCGACATCGCCTCGCTGTACACGCAGGAGACCATCGAGTTCCCGTCGGCCTGGGGCACCCAGCACGCCGACGTGCTCGTGAACTTCGCCGCCGCGATCCTCGACGGCACGCCGCTCATCGCCTCGGGCGCCGAGGGCATCCGCGGCGTGCGGCTGGCCAACGCCATCCACCTGTCGAGCTGGACCGGCAAGGAGGTGCCGATCGACTTCGACGAAGACGAGTTCCTTGCCGAGTTGAACACCCGCATCGGCGCCGAGGGCCTCTACTCGACGCGCGGCTGA
- a CDS encoding sugar phosphate isomerase/epimerase family protein, producing MTRIGVQAMMLKESFATDGVFETLKQVSEIGYSAFEISQVPMTPENVDELDRARQELGVEMAALSAMLTAPPGMTAESLTDDFDKIVADCRRLDATKLRIGMLPFDAMASLDRVRAFCDATEEIAGRLADHGIGLYYHNHHIEFAKYDGRYMLDIIADRAPSVGLEIDVHWVQRGGLDPVSTLRKYGERVTMVHLKDYRIGQLPPSAFEALGKGDFPGFMAAFTGVVQFAEVGEGNLDFAGIIEESKAIGAEYLLVEQDDLYGRTPLECLQTSYDNLVALGYADLFGAPALAATAGS from the coding sequence ATGACCAGGATCGGCGTACAGGCGATGATGCTCAAGGAGAGCTTCGCGACCGACGGTGTGTTCGAGACCCTCAAGCAGGTGAGCGAGATCGGCTACTCGGCCTTCGAGATCTCGCAGGTGCCCATGACCCCCGAGAACGTCGACGAGCTCGACCGGGCGCGCCAGGAGCTCGGCGTCGAGATGGCCGCCCTGTCGGCGATGCTCACCGCACCTCCCGGCATGACCGCCGAGTCGCTCACCGACGACTTCGACAAGATCGTCGCAGACTGCCGCAGATTGGATGCCACGAAGCTGCGCATCGGCATGCTGCCGTTCGACGCCATGGCCTCCCTCGACCGCGTGCGGGCGTTCTGCGACGCTACCGAGGAGATCGCGGGTCGCCTGGCCGACCACGGCATCGGGCTGTACTACCACAACCATCACATCGAGTTCGCGAAGTACGACGGGCGCTACATGCTCGACATCATCGCCGACCGCGCTCCGAGCGTGGGGCTCGAGATCGACGTGCACTGGGTGCAGCGCGGCGGGCTCGACCCCGTCTCGACGCTGCGCAAGTACGGCGAGCGGGTGACCATGGTGCACCTCAAGGACTACCGCATCGGGCAGCTGCCCCCGTCGGCGTTCGAGGCGCTCGGGAAGGGCGACTTCCCCGGGTTCATGGCCGCATTCACGGGTGTCGTGCAGTTCGCCGAGGTGGGCGAGGGCAACCTCGACTTCGCCGGCATCATCGAGGAGAGCAAGGCCATCGGCGCCGAGTACCTCCTCGTCGAGCAGGACGACCTCTACGGCCGCACGCCGCTCGAGTGCCTCCAGACCTCCTACGACAACCTCGTCGCGCTCGGCTACGCCGATCTGTTCGGCGCCCCGGCGCTCGCCGCGACCGCCGGGTCGTGA
- a CDS encoding gluconokinase, which yields MSTLETPVAGAPHRVRVVVMGVSAVGKSSVALALAERLGVPMRDADDLHPSANVEKMRAGTPLTDADRGPWLDLVGAALAGAEGGVVMACSALRRRYRDRLRLRAPGVVFVHLTGSPELLAERAAGRADHFMPPALLASQLATLEPLEDDEPGIALDVAAPIEDLAARAGEWLGAHVG from the coding sequence GTGAGCACCCTGGAGACACCCGTCGCCGGCGCACCCCACCGGGTGCGGGTCGTGGTGATGGGCGTCTCCGCGGTCGGCAAGTCGTCTGTCGCCCTCGCGCTGGCGGAGCGGCTCGGCGTGCCGATGCGGGATGCCGACGACCTGCATCCGAGCGCGAACGTCGAGAAGATGCGCGCGGGCACCCCGCTCACCGACGCCGATCGCGGGCCGTGGCTCGACCTCGTGGGAGCCGCGCTGGCCGGTGCCGAGGGCGGCGTCGTCATGGCCTGCTCGGCGTTGCGCCGCAGATACCGCGACCGGCTGCGGCTGCGGGCGCCGGGCGTCGTGTTCGTGCATCTGACGGGGTCTCCCGAGCTGCTCGCCGAACGCGCCGCCGGGCGCGCGGATCACTTCATGCCGCCGGCGCTGCTCGCGTCGCAGCTGGCCACGCTCGAGCCGCTCGAAGACGACGAGCCGGGCATCGCGCTCGATGTCGCCGCGCCGATCGAGGATCTGGCCGCGCGAGCGGGGGAATGGCTGGGTGCCCATGTCGGCTGA
- a CDS encoding LacI family DNA-binding transcriptional regulator, with translation MSAERAVGEGMVVSDEVAARIARRGGNSTIYDVAEVAGVSPSTVSRALSKPGRISARTEERIRAAAALVAFRFNPMARALPTGRTHTLAVVVADITNPVVFGIIRGAEKAASDAGYTLVIAESQESGEAEAAAIERLMPGVDGIVLATTRLGDDRIAEIAGRKPIVLINRDVDGVPGILPDVTQGVDALMAHLAELGHRSVAFLSGPAESWISDRRWDAILDAAERLDMAAIEIGPNQPTIEGGRAVARRLLAARVDAVIAFNDLVAIGVIQAATEAGVAVPGGLSVAGFDDIFGSELVTPTLTTVRSQLALAGERAVHDLLAPPAADADAALLATELVVRRSTGAVAR, from the coding sequence ATGTCGGCTGAGCGTGCGGTGGGCGAGGGAATGGTCGTGTCCGACGAGGTCGCCGCACGCATCGCGCGGCGCGGCGGCAACTCGACCATCTACGACGTCGCGGAGGTCGCCGGGGTGAGCCCGTCGACGGTGTCGCGGGCGCTCAGCAAGCCGGGGCGCATCAGCGCGCGCACCGAGGAGCGCATCCGCGCCGCAGCGGCGCTCGTGGCCTTCCGCTTCAACCCCATGGCGCGCGCGCTTCCGACAGGGCGCACCCACACGCTCGCCGTCGTGGTCGCCGACATCACGAACCCGGTGGTGTTCGGCATCATCCGCGGTGCCGAGAAGGCCGCCTCCGACGCGGGCTACACGCTGGTCATCGCCGAGTCGCAGGAATCCGGCGAGGCCGAAGCCGCCGCGATCGAGCGGCTCATGCCCGGGGTCGACGGCATCGTGCTGGCCACCACGCGTCTAGGCGATGACCGCATCGCCGAGATCGCGGGGCGCAAGCCCATCGTGCTCATCAACCGCGATGTCGACGGCGTGCCCGGCATCCTTCCCGACGTCACCCAGGGCGTCGACGCACTCATGGCCCACCTCGCCGAGCTGGGGCACCGGTCGGTCGCCTTCCTCTCCGGACCCGCCGAGTCGTGGATCAGCGACCGCCGCTGGGACGCGATCCTCGACGCGGCCGAGCGCCTCGACATGGCGGCGATCGAGATCGGCCCGAACCAGCCGACGATCGAAGGCGGGCGCGCCGTCGCTCGGCGCCTCCTGGCCGCGCGCGTCGACGCCGTGATCGCGTTCAACGACCTCGTGGCCATCGGCGTCATCCAGGCGGCGACCGAGGCCGGCGTCGCCGTGCCCGGCGGCCTCAGCGTCGCGGGCTTCGACGACATCTTCGGCAGCGAGCTCGTGACCCCCACGCTCACCACCGTGCGCTCGCAGCTCGCCCTCGCCGGCGAGCGTGCCGTGCACGACCTGCTCGCCCCGCCCGCGGCCGACGCCGATGCGGCGCTGCTGGCCACCGAGCTGGTCGTGCGCCGCTCGACCGGCGCCGTCGCGCGCTGA
- a CDS encoding glycoside hydrolase family 3 protein gives MTPNPAPAETAAPTGAAGAASTRPWLDATLPVDERVELLLAEMTIEEKAGLFFHTMMGIGPLDQGNAMVGGPSAVEFVAEKHMNHFNLLGAAPTGRDIAAWQNALQEIAAGTRLGIPVTLSTDPRHSFSDNPGAAIMAGPFSQWPETMGLAAIGDEELVERFGDIARQEYTAVGLRVALHPQVDLATEPRWARQTATFGEDPELSGRMGAAYIRGFQGASFGPGSVSTMTKHFPGGGPQLDGEDPHFAYGREQVYPGGQFELHLKPFEAAFEAGTRQIMPYYGMPVGTEYEEVGFGFNKSVITGLLRERYGFDGVVCTDWGLINDAEIFGQPFPARAWGVEHLTPQERLKKVLEAGADQFGGEACPEMLVELVAAGEIAIERVDASARRLLREKFALGLFENAFVDEDAADEIVGRADFRAAGEAAQRASITVLTNDGVLPFARGRKVYVEGIDAEVAGTFGTVVTTPAEADIAVLRLHAPFEQRETMFENFFHAGSLAFSDEVLAHVREVAAAVPTVVDVLLDRPAILEPIVEVAAAVTANWGVSGAGLLDVLVGEAEPLGRLPFDLPRSMAAVAASRPDVPFDTADPLFRFGHGLTL, from the coding sequence ATGACCCCGAACCCCGCCCCCGCCGAGACCGCCGCGCCGACCGGTGCCGCGGGCGCGGCATCCACTCGTCCCTGGCTCGACGCGACCCTTCCCGTCGACGAGCGCGTGGAGCTGCTGCTGGCCGAGATGACGATCGAGGAGAAGGCGGGCCTGTTCTTCCACACGATGATGGGCATCGGGCCGCTCGACCAGGGCAATGCGATGGTGGGCGGACCGTCGGCGGTCGAATTCGTCGCCGAGAAGCACATGAACCACTTCAACCTGCTGGGCGCCGCCCCCACCGGCCGCGACATCGCCGCCTGGCAGAACGCGCTGCAGGAGATCGCCGCCGGTACGCGACTGGGCATCCCGGTGACGCTGTCGACCGACCCGCGCCACTCGTTCAGCGACAACCCGGGCGCCGCCATCATGGCGGGGCCGTTCTCGCAGTGGCCCGAGACCATGGGGCTCGCCGCGATCGGCGACGAGGAGCTCGTCGAGCGGTTCGGCGACATCGCCCGCCAGGAGTACACCGCGGTGGGGCTGCGCGTGGCGCTGCACCCGCAGGTCGACCTCGCGACCGAGCCGCGCTGGGCGCGCCAGACCGCCACCTTCGGCGAGGACCCCGAGCTGTCGGGCCGCATGGGCGCCGCCTACATCCGGGGCTTCCAGGGCGCGTCGTTCGGTCCCGGCTCGGTGTCGACGATGACCAAGCACTTCCCCGGCGGCGGGCCGCAGCTCGACGGCGAGGACCCGCACTTCGCATACGGCCGGGAGCAGGTGTACCCCGGCGGGCAGTTCGAGCTGCACCTGAAGCCGTTCGAGGCCGCGTTCGAGGCGGGCACCCGCCAGATCATGCCGTACTACGGCATGCCCGTGGGCACCGAGTACGAAGAGGTCGGCTTCGGGTTCAACAAGTCCGTCATCACGGGGCTCCTGCGCGAGCGGTACGGCTTCGACGGCGTCGTGTGCACCGACTGGGGCCTGATCAACGACGCCGAGATCTTCGGCCAGCCCTTCCCCGCCCGCGCGTGGGGCGTCGAGCACCTCACGCCGCAGGAGCGGTTGAAGAAGGTGCTCGAGGCCGGTGCCGACCAGTTCGGCGGCGAGGCCTGCCCGGAGATGCTCGTCGAGCTCGTGGCCGCGGGCGAGATCGCGATCGAACGGGTGGATGCCTCGGCCCGCCGCCTCCTGCGGGAGAAGTTCGCGCTCGGCCTGTTCGAGAACGCGTTCGTCGACGAGGACGCCGCCGACGAGATCGTCGGCCGCGCGGACTTCCGCGCCGCCGGCGAAGCAGCCCAGCGCGCCTCGATCACGGTGCTGACCAACGACGGAGTGCTCCCGTTCGCGCGCGGGCGGAAGGTGTACGTGGAGGGCATCGACGCCGAGGTCGCGGGCACGTTCGGCACCGTCGTGACCACCCCGGCCGAGGCCGACATCGCCGTGCTCCGCCTGCACGCCCCCTTCGAGCAGCGCGAGACGATGTTCGAGAACTTCTTCCACGCCGGCTCGCTCGCCTTCTCCGACGAGGTCCTCGCCCACGTGCGGGAGGTCGCCGCCGCCGTGCCGACCGTCGTCGACGTGCTGCTCGATCGCCCCGCGATCCTCGAGCCCATCGTCGAGGTTGCCGCGGCGGTGACGGCGAACTGGGGGGTCAGCGGCGCGGGCCTGCTCGACGTGCTCGTCGGCGAGGCCGAGCCCCTGGGGCGTCTGCCGTTCGACCTTCCCCGCTCGATGGCGGCGGTCGCGGCATCCCGCCCCGACGTGCCGTTCGACACGGCCGATCCGCTGTTCCGCTTCGGCCACGGCCTGACCCTGTAA
- a CDS encoding glycoside hydrolase family 16 protein encodes MLDQSPLDLTGRTPDVDERFDGPLDPNRWWPFYTPHWSSRERAEARWSTDSRGLALRIDEDTPPWAPDLDGDIRVSHLQTGQFSGPSGSGVGQHRFRDGLTVQEPQPTWRLWLVRHGVIEVRMAAVRHPDVMVACWPIGFEDRPDDCGEICIAEIFGSEVDERAGWVGVGVKPQRDPRLHEDFEKVRVVGDLTQMHDYAVEWMPDQLRFFVDGRWIKTVDQSIDYPVQLMLDVYEFPRADGTRDVAALPHTLRVERVRTFPPR; translated from the coding sequence GTGCTCGACCAGTCGCCGCTCGACCTCACCGGGCGCACTCCCGACGTCGACGAACGGTTCGACGGCCCGCTCGACCCGAACCGGTGGTGGCCGTTCTACACGCCGCACTGGTCGTCTCGCGAGCGTGCGGAGGCGCGCTGGTCGACCGACAGCCGCGGGCTGGCGCTGCGCATCGACGAGGACACGCCGCCCTGGGCACCCGACCTCGACGGCGACATCCGCGTGTCGCACCTGCAGACGGGCCAGTTCTCGGGGCCGTCGGGCAGCGGGGTCGGCCAGCACCGGTTCCGCGACGGCCTGACGGTGCAGGAGCCCCAGCCCACGTGGCGCCTGTGGCTCGTGCGGCACGGGGTGATCGAGGTGCGGATGGCCGCGGTGCGGCATCCCGATGTCATGGTCGCCTGCTGGCCGATCGGCTTCGAGGACCGCCCCGACGACTGCGGCGAGATCTGCATCGCCGAGATCTTCGGCTCCGAGGTCGACGAGCGCGCCGGCTGGGTGGGCGTCGGGGTCAAGCCGCAGCGCGACCCGCGGCTGCACGAGGACTTCGAGAAGGTCCGGGTCGTCGGCGACCTCACGCAGATGCACGACTACGCCGTCGAATGGATGCCGGACCAGCTGCGCTTCTTCGTCGACGGCCGCTGGATCAAGACCGTCGACCAGTCGATCGACTACCCGGTGCAGCTGATGCTCGACGTGTACGAGTTCCCGCGTGCGGACGGCACGCGCGACGTCGCCGCCCTCCCGCACACGCTGCGGGTCGAGCGGGTGCGCACCTTCCCGCCCCGCTGA
- a CDS encoding acyl-CoA dehydrogenase family protein: MADAVVRTKKPSVHKRTPAGGAPTAPRTAGEASDPRIDIDAVTDLLLGTWAETRRTAREMIKDPAFWQVPGMPLDEHRERVLSQLHLLVENGGSRRAFPKKYGGGDDNGANLAGFQELVLADPSLQIKSGVQWGLFGSAIYQLGTEKHWDAWLPDVISLELPGAFAMTETGHGSDVSAIGTTATYDPETEEFVIHTPFRGAYKDYLGNAALHGKAATVFAQLITGGVNYGVHCFFVPIRDDAGAMMPGILSEDDGVKGGLNGIDNGRLAFDQVRVPRFNLLDRYGQVAADGSYSSEIPSPGRRFFTMLGALVQGRVSLDGAATTGTALALHIALTYANQRRQFDSGAGTDEVVLLDYGKHQRRLLPLLAQNYAQFFSHDELLKKFDAVFSGRHDTPDEREDLETLAAALKPLSTWNALSTIQEAREACGGSGFLAENRMVNLHQDLDVYVTFEGDNNVLLQLVGKRLLSDYAKQFKGADAAKLASFAAKQTAEKVFHGAGLRQLGQTVADFGSTARSVELGLRADQQHDLLAGRVEQMVADVAAALRPASKLPRDEAAALFNAHQAELIDAARAHGELLQWEAFTDGVNRVADEGTKQVLTWLRDLFGLHLIEKHLAWHLINGRLSAQRAASVGRYIDRLCVRLRPHAQDLVDAYGFAPEHVRAPIASGAEQARQDEARAYYEALAASGEAPVSEKSLKKK; encoded by the coding sequence ATGGCCGACGCCGTCGTCCGTACCAAGAAGCCCTCCGTCCACAAGCGCACGCCCGCCGGCGGGGCGCCCACCGCACCGCGCACCGCGGGGGAGGCATCCGACCCCCGCATCGACATCGACGCGGTCACCGACCTGCTGCTGGGCACGTGGGCTGAGACCCGCCGCACCGCCCGCGAGATGATCAAGGACCCCGCCTTCTGGCAGGTGCCCGGGATGCCGCTCGACGAGCACCGCGAGCGGGTGCTCAGCCAGCTGCACCTGCTGGTCGAGAACGGCGGCTCGCGCCGCGCGTTCCCGAAGAAGTACGGCGGCGGCGACGACAACGGCGCGAACCTGGCCGGGTTCCAGGAGCTCGTGCTCGCCGACCCGAGCCTGCAGATCAAGTCCGGCGTGCAGTGGGGCCTGTTCGGCTCGGCGATCTACCAGCTCGGCACCGAGAAGCACTGGGACGCCTGGCTTCCCGACGTGATCAGCCTGGAGCTGCCGGGTGCGTTCGCGATGACCGAGACCGGCCACGGCTCCGATGTCTCCGCGATCGGCACGACCGCGACCTACGACCCCGAGACCGAGGAGTTCGTCATCCACACGCCGTTCCGCGGCGCGTACAAGGACTACCTCGGCAACGCGGCGCTGCACGGCAAGGCCGCGACGGTGTTCGCGCAGCTGATCACCGGCGGCGTGAACTACGGCGTGCACTGCTTCTTCGTGCCGATCCGCGACGACGCCGGCGCCATGATGCCCGGCATCCTCAGCGAGGACGACGGCGTGAAGGGCGGCCTGAACGGCATCGACAACGGCCGTCTCGCGTTCGACCAGGTGCGCGTGCCGCGGTTCAACCTGCTCGACCGCTACGGCCAGGTCGCCGCCGACGGGTCGTACAGCTCCGAGATCCCGTCGCCGGGCCGCCGCTTCTTCACGATGCTCGGCGCGCTCGTGCAGGGCCGCGTGTCGCTCGACGGAGCCGCGACCACCGGCACCGCGCTCGCCCTCCACATCGCGCTCACCTACGCGAACCAGCGCCGCCAGTTCGACTCCGGTGCCGGCACCGACGAGGTCGTGCTGCTGGACTACGGCAAGCACCAGCGGCGCCTGCTGCCGCTTCTCGCGCAGAACTACGCGCAGTTCTTCTCCCACGACGAGCTGCTGAAGAAGTTCGACGCCGTGTTCTCGGGCCGCCACGACACCCCCGACGAGCGCGAGGACCTCGAGACCCTCGCCGCGGCGCTCAAGCCCCTCTCGACCTGGAACGCCCTGTCGACCATCCAGGAGGCACGCGAGGCCTGCGGCGGATCGGGCTTCCTCGCCGAGAACCGCATGGTGAACCTCCACCAGGACCTCGACGTGTACGTCACCTTCGAGGGTGACAACAACGTGCTGCTGCAGCTGGTGGGCAAGCGCCTGCTGAGCGACTACGCCAAGCAGTTCAAGGGAGCGGATGCCGCGAAGCTGGCCTCCTTCGCCGCGAAGCAGACCGCCGAGAAGGTCTTCCACGGTGCCGGGCTCCGCCAGCTCGGGCAGACCGTCGCCGACTTCGGCTCCACCGCCCGCTCCGTGGAGCTCGGCCTGCGCGCCGACCAGCAGCACGATCTGCTCGCCGGCCGCGTCGAGCAGATGGTCGCCGATGTGGCCGCGGCGCTGCGCCCGGCATCCAAGCTCCCCCGCGACGAGGCCGCGGCGCTGTTCAACGCGCACCAGGCCGAGCTCATCGACGCCGCCCGCGCCCACGGCGAGCTGCTGCAGTGGGAGGCGTTCACCGACGGCGTGAACCGCGTCGCGGACGAGGGGACGAAGCAGGTGCTCACGTGGCTGCGCGACCTGTTCGGGCTGCACCTCATCGAGAAGCACCTCGCCTGGCACCTCATCAACGGGCGCCTCTCCGCGCAGCGCGCCGCCTCGGTGGGCCGGTACATCGACCGCCTCTGCGTGCGCCTGCGCCCGCACGCGCAGGACCTCGTCGACGCCTACGGATTCGCGCCCGAGCACGTGCGCGCGCCCATCGCCTCGGGTGCCGAGCAGGCCCGGCAGGACGAGGCGCGCGCGTACTACGAGGCGCTGGCCGCCTCGGGTGAGGCGCCCGTCTCGGAGAAGAGCCTCAAGAAGAAGTAG
- a CDS encoding glucose-6-phosphate dehydrogenase — MKIVDSSDWRENLPFETPTLVADVVPGEPTRCVGCGADSALHERSELWAVKHRHPKNHSGFVRFYCAEHRPAVVVAPAPVVAAAKPKAARKPAAPRTTTPRPTPSIDRVRAMCPDCFLEVSATGECGMCGNKVF, encoded by the coding sequence ATGAAGATCGTCGACTCATCCGACTGGCGAGAGAACCTCCCCTTCGAGACCCCCACCCTCGTCGCGGACGTCGTGCCGGGAGAGCCCACCCGCTGCGTCGGCTGCGGCGCCGACTCCGCACTGCATGAGCGCAGCGAGCTGTGGGCGGTCAAGCACCGGCATCCCAAGAACCACAGCGGCTTCGTCCGCTTCTACTGCGCCGAGCACCGTCCCGCGGTGGTCGTCGCCCCCGCGCCCGTGGTCGCCGCCGCCAAGCCGAAGGCGGCCCGCAAGCCCGCCGCGCCGCGCACGACCACGCCGCGTCCGACGCCGTCCATCGACCGCGTGCGGGCGATGTGCCCGGACTGCTTCCTCGAGGTGTCGGCCACCGGCGAGTGCGGCATGTGCGGCAACAAGGTCTTCTGA
- a CDS encoding DNA-3-methyladenine glycosylase I, translating to MSVRNGEDGIARCAWVGDDAEYARYHDEEWGRPLRGDRPLFEKMSLEGFQAGLSWITILRKRPRFREVFAGFDPDAVADFGEADVDRLMADAGIVRNRAKILATISNARLVREMDAGELDAFLWGFAPASHARPASFADVPATTAESDALSKALKKRGFRFVGSTTMYALMQSAGMVDDHVEGCWRAA from the coding sequence GTGAGCGTGCGCAACGGCGAAGACGGGATCGCGCGCTGCGCGTGGGTGGGAGACGACGCGGAGTACGCGCGCTACCACGACGAGGAATGGGGGCGTCCGCTCCGCGGCGACCGGCCCCTGTTCGAGAAGATGAGCCTCGAGGGCTTCCAGGCCGGCTTGTCGTGGATCACGATCCTGCGCAAGCGTCCGCGATTCCGCGAGGTCTTCGCGGGTTTCGACCCCGATGCGGTCGCGGACTTCGGCGAGGCCGACGTCGACCGCCTCATGGCCGATGCGGGCATCGTGCGCAACCGGGCGAAGATCCTCGCGACGATCTCGAACGCCCGGCTCGTGCGCGAGATGGATGCCGGCGAGCTCGACGCCTTCCTGTGGGGTTTCGCCCCGGCATCCCACGCCCGCCCGGCCTCGTTCGCCGACGTGCCCGCGACGACCGCGGAGTCCGACGCGCTGAGCAAGGCGCTCAAGAAGCGCGGCTTCCGGTTCGTCGGATCGACCACGATGTACGCGCTGATGCAGTCGGCGGGCATGGTCGACGACCACGTGGAGGGATGCTGGCGGGCGGCCTGA
- a CDS encoding formylglycine-generating enzyme family protein, whose amino-acid sequence MTDIELARIPGGTVELHDARRSVRRRVELEPFELGVFAVTQEQMSELLGEAASGGVHPRRPAVDVSWLRAVRFCNAASEWEGLDPAYSFEGAEVTWHVDAEGYRLPTEAEWEHACRAGSTGAHYGPLAEVAWTSADGVRVPQNVGGKHPNLHGLFDTLGNVWEWCWDLLDPARYGDYRVFRGGGFADDAWSVRASTRRGGAPGMHHDDVGFRVARGGFDGTEAAQGWSALVDRERAEVDAPTPPGWTPLR is encoded by the coding sequence GTGACCGACATCGAGCTCGCCCGCATCCCGGGCGGCACCGTGGAACTGCACGACGCGCGCCGCAGCGTGCGCCGGCGGGTCGAGCTGGAGCCGTTCGAGCTCGGCGTGTTCGCGGTCACGCAGGAGCAGATGTCGGAGCTGCTCGGCGAGGCGGCGAGCGGGGGCGTGCACCCCCGCCGCCCCGCTGTCGATGTGAGCTGGCTGCGCGCCGTGCGGTTCTGCAATGCGGCGTCGGAGTGGGAGGGACTCGATCCGGCGTACTCCTTCGAGGGCGCCGAGGTGACGTGGCACGTGGATGCCGAGGGCTACCGCCTGCCGACCGAGGCCGAGTGGGAGCACGCGTGCCGCGCGGGATCCACGGGCGCGCACTACGGCCCCCTCGCGGAGGTGGCGTGGACGAGCGCCGACGGGGTGCGCGTGCCGCAGAACGTCGGGGGCAAGCATCCGAATCTGCACGGCCTGTTCGACACGCTCGGCAATGTGTGGGAGTGGTGCTGGGACCTGCTGGACCCCGCGAGGTACGGCGACTACCGCGTCTTCCGGGGCGGCGGGTTCGCCGACGACGCCTGGAGCGTGCGCGCTTCGACCCGCCGCGGCGGTGCTCCCGGCATGCACCACGACGATGTCGGGTTCCGCGTCGCGCGCGGAGGCTTCGACGGGACGGAGGCCGCGCAGGGCTGGTCGGCGCTGGTCGACCGCGAGCGCGCGGAAGTCGACGCCCCGACCCCGCCCGGGTGGACGCCGCTGCGCTGA
- a CDS encoding PspC domain-containing protein has protein sequence MTQGLYRPLENRMLAGVCAAVAARFGITVTPVRILTVMGAFFFGVTIPLYIGLWILIPQGDE, from the coding sequence ATGACGCAGGGCCTCTACCGCCCCCTCGAGAACCGCATGCTGGCGGGTGTGTGCGCCGCCGTCGCTGCGCGCTTCGGCATCACGGTCACGCCGGTGCGCATCCTCACGGTGATGGGCGCATTCTTCTTCGGCGTCACGATCCCGCTCTACATCGGTCTGTGGATCCTCATCCCGCAGGGCGACGAATAG